Part of the uncultured Desulfobacter sp. genome, CCGGGAAGTGCGCCTGCGGGCCGCCTACCTGGTGACCTGCAAAGAGATCATTAAAAATGAAGCCGGGGCAGTGGTTGAACTGATCTGCACCTATGACCCTGAAACCCGGGGCGGCACTGCCCCGGACGGCAGAAAGGTCAAGGGCACCATCCACTGGGTGAATGCCCAGGACTGCATTGATGCACAAATCCGGCTTTATGACAGGCTGTTCAAGGACGAAAACCCGGAAAAAGACGGCCAGGATTTTGTGGAAAACCTCAATCCAGACTCCCTTGAAATTCTGGAGCACGCCAAGCTGGAAAGGCGTCTTGAAAAGGCTGAACCGGAGTCGGTTTACCAGTTTGAACGCCTGGGCTACTTCTGCCTGGATTCAAAGGAGAGTACACCTGAAAAACCGGTTTTCAATCGCACGGTGACACTCAGAGATACCTGGGCCAAGGTGGCCAAAAGATAGTGTTTGGGATAGAAGCCACCTACCTGCGACGTTGCAAATTTTTCCGCGCCTTGCATCCGGGCAACTTTTAATCCAAACACAGAGCACTTAAGTTCCGGCGTTAACCATTGATAGCAAAAGCCCGGCATGGAACGATTAAATCTTTCCATGCCGGGCTTTTTGTTTTTACGTTACGCAAACGGCTTACGGCAGTTTATTCGATGCGCCAGGTTGTCCCCTGGGGTCCATCCTCAAGCACAATTTTCATGGCCTGGAGCTGATCCCGGATTTCGTCGGCCCGGGCAAAATCCTTAGACTTACGGGCGGCGGCGCGTTCAGCGATCAAGCCGTCAATCATGGCAGGGTCCACATCCTGGTCTGCCATGGCTTTGTCTTTTTTGTCGGCAAAATAATCATCAGCGGACAACATAAAGATACCCAGGATTTTTGAGGCGGACCTGATATCTGCATAGATACCGGCCAGCAGATTTTTATCATCCTCACCGGGCGCGTCACCGGCATCATCCAGCAGCTTATTACCCTTTTTCACCGCGTCAAATACTTCGGCCATGGCCTTTGCGGAGTTGAAATCATCGTTCAGTGCCGCAACAATATCCGCCCATAGCGAACCGTGTTCTTCCCCGGCAGTTTCCGGGGTAATGTCTGCCTTGTCCAGCCGTTCCAGAAACCCATAAATGCGGTCAAGGCCCACGGAGACCTCGCGCATGCTGTTTTCACTGTAATCAATGGGCGACCGGTAATGCTTGGAGAGCAGGAACATGCGGATCACTTCGGGACTGTAGTCGGCCAGCACCTCTTTGATCATGGTGAAGTTGCCCAGGGACTTGGACATCTTTTCATTGTTTATGTCCACAAATCCGTTGTGAATCCAATATTTAACGTAAGGCACACCAAAGTTGCCCTCACTCTGGGCAATCTCATTTTCATGGTGGGGAAAAATCAGATCCTTGCCCCCGCCATGGATATCAAAGCTCTCGCCAAGGTATTCATAGCTCATGGCCGAGCATTCAATGTGCCAGCCGGGCCGGCCCTTTCCCCAGGGACTGTCCCAGGAGGGTTCGCCGGGTTTGGCCGGTTTCCACAGGGTGAAATCCATGGGGCTTTTCTTTTTCTCATCCACGGCAATCCGGGCACCGGCCTGCATATCATCGGGGTTGCGGTGGGACAGTTTGCCGTATTCATCAAAGGACGAAATGGAAAAATAGACATCTCCACCCGCCACATGATAGGCCTTGCCCATATCTATCAGGCGTTGGACAAACCGGATAATATGATCAATGTGTTCGGTGGCTTTGGGCGCAATGGTCGGTCGAAGCACATTGAGGGCATCCATCTCATTGTGAAATTCATCAATATATTTTGTGGTGATGGCGGTGCAGGAGTTTCCGGTCTCATTGGACTTTTTGATAATCTTATCATCCACATCCGTAAAATTGCGCACATAGGTCACCTCATACCCGAGTTGCATCAGCCACCGGTACACCATGTCAAAGACCACCACGGACCTGGCATGGCCGATGTGGCTGGTGTCATATACGGTGGGCCCGCACACGTACATACCGGCTTTATTGGGTGTAATCGGAACAAATTCCTCTTTTTTCCCGCTCAGGGTATTGTAAATCCTTAAACTCATTGCTTTTTATCCCGTTTCTTAACTGTCATTCTTTATATGAAAGAGCTCAGTAAGTTGCTGAGTTCTTTCAACCTTCGTTGTGGGCTGTACCTCAGTGCTGATATGTCAAGTCAGCCCATGGCTGTTATATAAAAGGACCGTGGCCTGGGCTGCAATGCCCTCCTTTCTGCCCACAAATCCCAAATGCTCGGTGGTGGTGGCCTTGATGTTCACATAGTCCGGGGACACTTCAAGTACCCGGGCAATACAATGGGCCATGGCCTTTTTATGGGGGCTCATCTTCGGGGCCTGGGCAAAGATGGTGCAGTCCAGATTGCCGACCATAAACCCTTTGTCCTGAATCTTCTTGTTGCATATATCCAGAAACCGGGTGGAGTCCATCCCTTTGTATGCCGGATCCGAATCTGGAAAGTGTTCTCCGATGTCCCCCAATCCGGCAGCCCCCAAAAGGGCGTCACAAACGGCGTGCAACAACACGTCCGCGTCCGAATGGCCTTTCAGCCCCATGGGATGATCGATCTCAACCCCGCCGATGACAAGTTTCGTCCCGGCCGCCAGTTCATGGACATCGGTTCCTGTACCCACCCTTATCTGCATTTGAAATTTAATCTCCTTTGCACCAAATTGGCCCATTAATATATGCATCCTGGGCTCAAAAATCCAGTTTTAAAAATAATTCGGGATAATTGTATCTGAAATGTGATGGTCTTCGAAATCTATTTTTTTGAATTTGGAATCGCCTGTATTCCAACCAGCCGGGCAATGAGAACAGCCAGATAAATCTGACCGAATATGGCCTCCATGCTTGCCAGGGTCTGGGATTTATCAGTAATGGGGGATAAATCGCCATATCCAAGCGTGGACAAGGTTACCATGGAAAAATATTTCAAAATTCCCGGGTTGTCGCGGATGGTTTCATGGGCAACGGAAAATGACCCCGGATATGCCAGCTCCAGTATCAGATACAATTTAGCAAAAAGCATGGCGGAAAACAGATACACCACCAGGGCTGCCGCAACCACATCCCGCGTCACCACGGGTGATCGAAAAATAAACAGAATAATGAGAAAAGATATGTAGAATAGAAACATGGCTTGCAGGACGGCGGACGCCATCAGCATATGTTCTTCAAGGGCGTAAAAATAAGTCATCCAGACAAAAAACATACACGGCAGCATCAAGACAATGGAAGCGGCCTGGGACATTTTTTTGTCACCGGCCACGGAGAGGACTGCCGTGAGCATAATCAATGAGAACGTCACGTTGAAAAACAGATCAGGGTGATGCGTTTGTGAAAAAAAGGGCGCTGCAATGACATTGAGAAGCACACTGCATAAAAGGATGGTGTATTTATTTTGTATGAAAACCTGGAGCATCCTCATACCTTATTACATAAAAATGTCCGAAACCAGCAATTTAAATTTCGGACATTTTTATATACTGCTTTTTTAGTCAAAGGTGACCGGAGAATAATCCTTGGGCAAATGCGCCGTCCCCAGGGTACAGGGCAGGCCCGAAGCCTGGGAGGCATTGGTCGCGATCTTCTCAATGTCCGGGCAGAATCCCCCCTGGGTTTTATCCCACCCGCCTTCGGTTTTGGATGCAAATGTACAGGTACACAGATGAATGGCCTGGGCCCCTTTCGACTTCAAAATTTTTGCCATATCCGCCACATTGTCCCCGGGGCACCGGCAGGTAAAGACCCCGGCCGGTGTACAGGCATCATACCCGGCAAACCCCTGGGTGGTTTCCATCATTGTTTTAAAACAATTGGTCAAAGGACATCTGGTTTCATTTTTTTCGCACCGGATCAGTCCGACTTTTGTCATACATACCTCCTGTAAACCTTAAATAGTGTTTGAACGGCACGTTGAAGGCACCGTTCAAACACCTTCTTTATTCAAAAATTTAAAAAATATTTTCAGTTCCGCCGCCCCATGCCGCTTCCACCGCCCATACCGCGACCGCCGCCGCCCATGCCACGGCCGCAACCACCCATTCCTCGACCACCGCCGCCCATGCCGCGGCCACCGCCACCGCCCATGCCCCTGCCCCCCCCCATGCCGGGGGGCTGGGAGTTGGGGTCCGCCATGGGTCTTTGGGGGGCAGCCCCCGGATTCATGCCGGACTTTTCTTCGGCCGTAGCCTGGGTCACACTTGTCAATTCATTGTTTTTCAAACGGGTCACGGCCTGAGCCACGGTACCGGCCTGCCCCGGGTACACAGCAACGCCGGCGGCATTAAAAACCTCCATGGCATTGGGGCCGCAACTGCCGGTTAAAACAGCCTGGACACCTTTGGAAATCACAAAAGAGGCCGTCTGAATACCGGCGCCTCCGGTCAGGTTCATACTTTCATTGGCAAAGCTCTCATGGGTCATGGTATCCGTATCAACGATCAAAAGAAAATCACACCTGCCGAACCTGGGATTGATCTCCGCATCCAGGTCCCGGCCATATGCGCTGATTGCGACTTTCATAAATGCTCCTTACGTGCAAAGGGTTAAAAGATTGCTTCACCAGAAAATATTAGCAAAACCCGTACCATTTTTAATTCCATATACTTTCAGCACGTTACAATTCATAGTACCCGCCATCAGCCGTAAAACAAAAACACTGGGTCGCAAAATTGCGACAAATCATCACAAAAACAGACATTGAACAGACCACCCAGCCTGATCGATGAATACCGTAATTTGCCAAATTAATTTATCCGTAACTTCCGTTTTTTTTATTTGCCCTCTATAATGCCCCAATGACCGACATGCCACATAGCAGACAAACACTTGTATTCACAGATCTTGACGGCACCCTTCTGGACCATGACACCTATGGGTTTGACCCGGCACTGCCGGCCCTGGCCATGCTTGCCCAAAAAAAGATTCCCGTCATCCTTAATTCCAGCAAAACCCTGGTTGAAATACTCCAAATTCGCAGCACCCTGGGCAATTGCCACCCGTTTATTGCGGAAAACGGCTCTGTGGTGGCGGTGCCGGAACAGACATTTCCCGGCCTGGCTGGAAAAGATCCATTATTCCAAGACCACTCCGGGCTCCTGGTCAAACGGCTTGGCGGCGACAGAAAAGCGGTTTTGGACATCTTAAATCGCTTGCGGCACAAGCATGGTTTTTCCTTTGAAGGATTTGCCGATATGAACCCGGCCCGGCTTTCCCAGGTCACGGGACTGACCGAAGAACAGGCCATACAGGCTGGACAACGCCTGAGCACCGAACCCATTCTCTGGCAGGATACCCCAGAACAATGGGAGGCGTTTGCAGGACACCTTGCAGACGAAGGCCTTGGCTGGGTCCAGGGCGGACGGTTTATCTCCATATCCCGCCCCTTTGATAAAAAGGACGGGGTGGCCTGTCTGATGGATCTGTATACCGCAGAGACGGGCAGCGCGCCTTTCACCATCGGTCTCGGGGACAGTCCCAATGACCAGGCCATGCTGGATATGATGGACATTGCCGTGGTGATCCGGTCTGCCCGCTGTGATCAAGTTGCGTTAAACCGGGCACACACCGTTATCCGAACCACCGCAAAAGGCCCCGAAGGGTGGCAGGAGGCCATGGACATGATTTTCAACACACCAAGGAGGCATTAACACATGGGCGATTTTCATCAAAACGGTATCATCACCATATTGCACAACCTCTCGCGCAAGCCCGCAGAAGAACTGGAGTCCCAGCTCAATAAATTTTCAAAAAAACGGCCTTTGGGCCTGGTGCTACCCTCTCTTTTTTCCGAACTTGAGGGCCCTGCCCTGGAACATATTGTCGAAGAACTTGCCAAGGTTACCTATCTGGATCAAATTGTCATCGGTCTGGACCGGGCCGATGAAGACCAGTACCGGCATGCCCTGAAATTTTTTTCCCGCCTGCCCCAGCACCACCGCATTCTCTGGAACGACGGGCCACGGTTACGGGCCATCGACAAAAAACTGGCACAGCTGGACCTGGCCCCCACCGAGGCCGGCAAGGGCAGAAACGTCTGGTATTGCTTTGGGTATGTGCTGGCCTCGGGCCTGGTAGATGCCGTGGCACTGCATGACTGCGACATCCTAACCTATGAGCGATCCCTGCTGGCCCGGCTGATCTACCCTGTGGCCCATCCCGAGTTTGCCTATAAATTCTGCAAAGGATACTATGCCCGATTTACCGAGTCCAAGGTCAACGGCCGGGTGAGCCGCCTTCTGGTATCGCCGTTGTTGTCGGCCTTGAAAAAAATCTGTTCATCATCCGACTCCCTGGATTATCTGGAGAGCTTCAGGTACCCCCTGGCCGGGGAATTTTCCATGCGGACCAGCGTGCTTGAAAATTTGCGGATGCCCACGGACTGGGGCCTTGAGGTGGGCATTTTGTACGAAATGAAACGCAATTACAGCCTGAACCGCATCTGCCAGGTGGACATTGCCGACACCTATGATCACAAGCACCAGCCGTTCAGCTTTGGAGATGCCGATGCAGGACTCTCCAAGATGAGCATTGACATTGCCAAGGCCATCTTTAAAAAACTGGCAACAGAGGGCGAAATTTTTACTGCTGAAACCTTCCGGACCATTAAAGCCACCTATTATCGGCAGGCGTTGGATTTTGTGGAGATCTACCACAATGACGCACTGATGAACGGATTGAACCTGGACCGCCACAAGGAAGAGCAGGCCGTGGAACTGTTTGCCGAAAACATCCTTGCCGCCGGAAACAGTTTCCTTGAAGGCCCGCATACCACACCGTTTATCCCGGCCTGGGACCGGGTGAAGTCCGCTTTCCCCGAGATTATGGATGACTTAAAAGACGCGGTTGAAAAAGACTATGAACAATACCAGCCTTAACGCGCCGGCCTGCCTTTACGACAAGGTCAGGACCCACCTGGAAATCATCTACCCCGGGCAGGATGCAGACGCCCTGACCCGGAAAGCCGTTGCCTTTTTCGAACCGATTCACGACTCCCTGGATGACGGCTGTGAATCCACGCCCCCTCTGTGGTCTGAGAGGGATATTGCCCTGCTCACCTACGGCAATTCCCTGGTGGAAGAAGAACAGTTGCCCCTGAGAACGCTTGACCGGTTCCTTGGGGATGTTGTCCGGGACCGGTTCTCCATTGTCCATATTCTGCCCTTTTTCCCCTATTCTTCGGACGACGGATTTGCGGTGATGGATTATTATACGGTCAACCCGAGCCTGGGGGACTGGCAGGATATCCGTAAAATTGCCGAGCGCTGCCGGCTCATGGCCGATCTTGTGGTCAATCATACCTCATCCCGGAGCAGATGGTTTGAAAATTTTAAAAAAGGCCTCCACCCGGGCAAAGATTATTATGTTACCGTGGAGCCTGGAAGTGACCTGTCCAAAGTGATCCGCCCCCGGACGTCTCCCCTGCTGCGGGAGGTGGCCACCC contains:
- the cysS gene encoding cysteine--tRNA ligase → MSLRIYNTLSGKKEEFVPITPNKAGMYVCGPTVYDTSHIGHARSVVVFDMVYRWLMQLGYEVTYVRNFTDVDDKIIKKSNETGNSCTAITTKYIDEFHNEMDALNVLRPTIAPKATEHIDHIIRFVQRLIDMGKAYHVAGGDVYFSISSFDEYGKLSHRNPDDMQAGARIAVDEKKKSPMDFTLWKPAKPGEPSWDSPWGKGRPGWHIECSAMSYEYLGESFDIHGGGKDLIFPHHENEIAQSEGNFGVPYVKYWIHNGFVDINNEKMSKSLGNFTMIKEVLADYSPEVIRMFLLSKHYRSPIDYSENSMREVSVGLDRIYGFLERLDKADITPETAGEEHGSLWADIVAALNDDFNSAKAMAEVFDAVKKGNKLLDDAGDAPGEDDKNLLAGIYADIRSASKILGIFMLSADDYFADKKDKAMADQDVDPAMIDGLIAERAAARKSKDFARADEIRDQLQAMKIVLEDGPQGTTWRIE
- the ispF gene encoding 2-C-methyl-D-erythritol 2,4-cyclodiphosphate synthase, with protein sequence MQIRVGTGTDVHELAAGTKLVIGGVEIDHPMGLKGHSDADVLLHAVCDALLGAAGLGDIGEHFPDSDPAYKGMDSTRFLDICNKKIQDKGFMVGNLDCTIFAQAPKMSPHKKAMAHCIARVLEVSPDYVNIKATTTEHLGFVGRKEGIAAQATVLLYNSHGLT
- a CDS encoding potassium channel family protein — its product is MLQVFIQNKYTILLCSVLLNVIAAPFFSQTHHPDLFFNVTFSLIMLTAVLSVAGDKKMSQAASIVLMLPCMFFVWMTYFYALEEHMLMASAVLQAMFLFYISFLIILFIFRSPVVTRDVVAAALVVYLFSAMLFAKLYLILELAYPGSFSVAHETIRDNPGILKYFSMVTLSTLGYGDLSPITDKSQTLASMEAIFGQIYLAVLIARLVGIQAIPNSKK
- a CDS encoding CGGC domain-containing protein; translation: MTKVGLIRCEKNETRCPLTNCFKTMMETTQGFAGYDACTPAGVFTCRCPGDNVADMAKILKSKGAQAIHLCTCTFASKTEGGWDKTQGGFCPDIEKIATNASQASGLPCTLGTAHLPKDYSPVTFD
- a CDS encoding NifB/NifX family molybdenum-iron cluster-binding protein — its product is MKVAISAYGRDLDAEINPRFGRCDFLLIVDTDTMTHESFANESMNLTGGAGIQTASFVISKGVQAVLTGSCGPNAMEVFNAAGVAVYPGQAGTVAQAVTRLKNNELTSVTQATAEEKSGMNPGAAPQRPMADPNSQPPGMGGGRGMGGGGGRGMGGGGRGMGGCGRGMGGGGRGMGGGSGMGRRN
- a CDS encoding HAD-IIB family hydrolase, which gives rise to MPHSRQTLVFTDLDGTLLDHDTYGFDPALPALAMLAQKKIPVILNSSKTLVEILQIRSTLGNCHPFIAENGSVVAVPEQTFPGLAGKDPLFQDHSGLLVKRLGGDRKAVLDILNRLRHKHGFSFEGFADMNPARLSQVTGLTEEQAIQAGQRLSTEPILWQDTPEQWEAFAGHLADEGLGWVQGGRFISISRPFDKKDGVACLMDLYTAETGSAPFTIGLGDSPNDQAMLDMMDIAVVIRSARCDQVALNRAHTVIRTTAKGPEGWQEAMDMIFNTPRRH
- a CDS encoding glycosyl transferase, with amino-acid sequence MGDFHQNGIITILHNLSRKPAEELESQLNKFSKKRPLGLVLPSLFSELEGPALEHIVEELAKVTYLDQIVIGLDRADEDQYRHALKFFSRLPQHHRILWNDGPRLRAIDKKLAQLDLAPTEAGKGRNVWYCFGYVLASGLVDAVALHDCDILTYERSLLARLIYPVAHPEFAYKFCKGYYARFTESKVNGRVSRLLVSPLLSALKKICSSSDSLDYLESFRYPLAGEFSMRTSVLENLRMPTDWGLEVGILYEMKRNYSLNRICQVDIADTYDHKHQPFSFGDADAGLSKMSIDIAKAIFKKLATEGEIFTAETFRTIKATYYRQALDFVEIYHNDALMNGLNLDRHKEEQAVELFAENILAAGNSFLEGPHTTPFIPAWDRVKSAFPEIMDDLKDAVEKDYEQYQP